The Corallococcus exiguus genome includes a window with the following:
- a CDS encoding DUF4438 domain-containing protein, which yields MDIPLHPLMEAGMGAASAPRTNVSRMVASAVAGQVSHPVVRASPYRMGRDGVPRLVPGSGGIVLNRRVGDRAVGLAADHMEAGVSLHNTGKDDVGQRGGSNRALMFYACVGNRARVTSGPARGAVGTVVGKHGGINHVIVDFPPAVKRRLCIGDRVQLDAYGQGLELPDFPQVRALNLSPRLLRQWGVRTERGRLVVPVTHTVPAELMGSGFGRSEGVLGDLDIQLSDARLVRKHRLNALRLGDLVAVCPLDYRFGPSRRAGVITVGVVVHSDSKVAGHGPGVTPLLICPGECVRLVCRPQANVALVLGLRQSVAPPARGPSRGRG from the coding sequence ATGGACATCCCGCTGCATCCCCTGATGGAGGCGGGCATGGGGGCCGCCTCGGCGCCGCGCACCAACGTGTCGCGGATGGTGGCCTCCGCGGTGGCGGGACAGGTGTCCCATCCCGTCGTGCGCGCGTCGCCGTACCGCATGGGCCGGGATGGGGTGCCCCGGCTGGTGCCGGGCAGCGGCGGCATCGTGCTCAACCGCCGCGTGGGAGACCGCGCGGTGGGGCTGGCGGCGGACCACATGGAAGCGGGTGTGTCGCTGCACAACACGGGGAAGGACGACGTCGGCCAACGCGGTGGCTCCAACCGGGCGCTGATGTTCTATGCGTGCGTGGGCAACCGCGCGCGCGTGACGAGCGGTCCCGCGAGGGGCGCGGTGGGCACCGTGGTGGGAAAGCACGGCGGCATCAACCACGTCATCGTGGACTTCCCGCCCGCGGTGAAGCGCCGGCTGTGCATTGGGGACCGCGTGCAGTTGGACGCGTACGGCCAGGGGCTGGAGCTGCCGGACTTCCCGCAGGTGCGCGCGCTGAACCTGTCGCCCCGGCTGCTTCGGCAATGGGGCGTGCGGACGGAGCGCGGGCGGCTGGTGGTTCCCGTGACGCACACGGTGCCCGCGGAGCTGATGGGTTCGGGGTTCGGGCGTTCGGAGGGCGTGCTGGGGGACCTGGACATCCAGCTGTCGGACGCGCGGCTGGTGCGCAAGCACCGGCTGAATGCGCTCCGGCTGGGGGACCTGGTGGCGGTGTGTCCGTTGGACTACCGCTTCGGGCCTTCGCGGCGGGCGGGGGTCATCACGGTGGGCGTGGTGGTGCATTCGGACAGCAAGGTCGCGGGGCATGGGCCGGGGGTGACGCCGCTGCTCATCTGCCCGGGGGAGTGCGTGCGGCTGGTGTGCCGGCCCCAGGCCAACGTGGCGCTCGTGCTGGGGCTGCGACAGAGCGTGGCGCCGCCGGCGCGCGGGCCGTCACGGGGTCGGGGGTAG
- a CDS encoding response regulator transcription factor, whose protein sequence is MRTLLPPGSHVLLVVPDPGAPAAPQEQNRVLAGELILNGQRYHLVPAEPSASPATAPASDVRLLTSRELQVVSCVCAGWGNKQIATKLNISAWTVAAHLRRIFVKLGVDTRAAMVSRCLGAVSLPPTP, encoded by the coding sequence ATGCGGACGCTTCTTCCTCCCGGGAGCCATGTCCTGCTCGTGGTCCCCGACCCCGGCGCCCCGGCTGCTCCCCAGGAGCAGAACCGCGTCCTGGCCGGCGAACTCATCCTCAACGGTCAGCGCTACCACCTGGTGCCCGCGGAGCCCTCCGCGAGCCCCGCGACGGCGCCCGCGTCCGACGTGCGGTTGCTCACCTCGCGCGAGCTGCAGGTCGTCTCGTGCGTCTGCGCGGGCTGGGGCAACAAGCAGATCGCCACGAAGCTCAACATCAGCGCGTGGACCGTGGCGGCCCACCTGCGGCGCATCTTCGTCAAGCTGGGCGTGGACACCCGCGCCGCCATGGTGTCGCGCTGCCTGGGCGCGGTGTCCCTACCCCCGACCCCGTGA